Proteins found in one bacterium genomic segment:
- a CDS encoding protein kinase, with protein MDEQITDPTPWPFHEPETGSPEETFALEPDSDEELPDPDASFQNLSQWTVSVASSDPDDLEAVRDAPELTRTNYMLVRRVGHGGCGEVWEAIQNNLGREIAVKLPFGGADAEATTLGTCSRDVELGFRREALTTGNLEHPNIVPVHDLGRDEQGRPLLAMKLVRGTPWNKMIWSDEDLPLADFLARHLPILIDVAQAVAFAHSKGIVHRDLKPSQVMVGRYGEVVLMDWGLALVFDEELAGHEVPLLVKSGLAPTKQTAGGPAGTPAYMAPEQTQKHSLDVGPWTDVYLLGGILYYLLAGRPPHDGSQASEAFEAACQGRIHPLKGRTEGELIPDELRGLCAHAMAADPKDRIESVEAFLGAIQDYVTGAGRRRESQELTNRVEEELAEEQLSPETLDYQRLIQFRLQVGRAIQLWPENFHARQLHESVVLLHAQKAVEGGDLLLAESMLASAPAGEQRERLLSKLEARRAQLQRESRQRRLYLTASMVLVGMLLILGGWFSIEHDRQNRRALEISMREQENARQLAREAAQRAYEAERAQYVSDIRFAQSRLTEGALDEAEGMLLGIDESRRGIAWGLLMRLCHPELIALQGHTGAITGLDFSEDGHLLLSVGEDLKARIWDMDTGKEKQVFHGHRKRIRTGAISRDGKLAATCGFTGSIRLWETDTGRELYRWPVDARTVEFAPDSLSFVAAGRDKYARVYDVGTGNFILLERHTEEVANAHFSPNGKQIITASYDNTAIVWDRETGRVVVVLGEHELGVSDALFSPSGGRILTVSHDGQAGIWEANTGRLRMMLNGHEGGLTACAWSPDGRRIATGSQDRTVRIWDSTTGFELVQLQGHEEELSHVTFSPDGALIATTSLDRTVRVWQASTGRQLAVLSRQAVPFCPPRYSPRGTILASSGGDDAIQIWAPSGQPEEFRLEGHEEEVLGLDFDPKGRFIATGSRDRTARLWDAGNGREFLDMDDQDREVSSVAFFPDGERLAVATFDQSAYVYDVRTGERLSTLKGHERELSTIDVAEGAIRILTCSFDGTARLWKANEEEPYAILEGHEGPVLVGCFNDDGDLVVTGSSDQTARIWNANTGELIHVLRGHNGSITAAAFGKSNKRLATGSSDNRIRLWDVQTGKPQQWLVGHDGRILDLDFHPDGDYMVSTSDDGTFRLWDVTTGREMVRLSDPYGAVTHARFSPSGRQLATANRVGSVRVWEPVPWRSQDLGGSPDLPWDERFSLWQHQRFLENIARLPDRRLPASYWHAVYLAEQPVDIGKAAFSGALAALKEVSPRTPQVQKLFVETSEALATSSPETKIADVAQPLLDEVRGALRDMQVGLLPQRETQQADAPAPKFDRFVEGARGPLPLEEQKAIPSGTPLRVLCFIRRDVEGHKVFIAGNLPELGSWEPCRVPFSHVEETPYGHLWEFRLPYQPMEFKLCYGREGDGWVAGEWWGIENRQIPSPTAQLYRLPDGELLLLTEFGKHPG; from the coding sequence GTGGATGAACAGATCACAGATCCCACGCCTTGGCCCTTCCACGAGCCGGAAACCGGCTCGCCGGAAGAGACGTTTGCATTGGAGCCGGACTCCGATGAGGAGCTTCCGGATCCGGACGCATCATTCCAGAACCTCTCCCAATGGACAGTCTCTGTCGCTTCTTCCGATCCCGATGATCTGGAAGCAGTTCGCGACGCGCCGGAACTGACTCGAACCAATTACATGCTGGTCCGCCGTGTCGGCCACGGCGGTTGCGGCGAAGTCTGGGAAGCGATTCAAAACAATCTCGGCCGCGAGATCGCGGTGAAGCTACCGTTCGGTGGTGCGGATGCCGAGGCAACGACGCTTGGGACTTGCTCGCGCGATGTCGAACTCGGCTTCCGACGCGAGGCCCTCACGACCGGCAATCTCGAACATCCGAACATCGTACCCGTTCACGATCTGGGACGCGACGAGCAAGGACGTCCGCTGCTCGCAATGAAGTTGGTTCGCGGCACACCATGGAATAAGATGATCTGGTCAGACGAGGACCTGCCACTCGCAGACTTCCTCGCGCGTCATCTGCCGATCCTGATCGATGTTGCGCAAGCAGTCGCCTTCGCACACTCCAAGGGCATTGTTCATCGCGACCTGAAACCCAGCCAGGTGATGGTCGGCCGCTACGGTGAAGTCGTGCTGATGGATTGGGGCTTGGCCCTCGTGTTTGACGAAGAACTGGCGGGGCACGAGGTGCCGCTGCTCGTCAAGTCCGGGCTTGCTCCGACGAAGCAGACCGCCGGCGGACCTGCCGGAACGCCCGCGTACATGGCGCCGGAACAAACGCAGAAGCACTCTTTGGATGTCGGCCCTTGGACTGACGTGTACCTGCTCGGCGGAATCCTCTACTATCTGTTGGCCGGGCGCCCACCTCATGACGGCAGCCAGGCGAGCGAGGCATTTGAAGCCGCCTGCCAGGGCCGCATTCATCCGCTGAAAGGGCGGACAGAGGGTGAGCTGATTCCGGATGAATTGCGCGGCTTGTGTGCGCACGCAATGGCTGCAGATCCGAAGGATCGCATCGAATCGGTCGAGGCGTTCCTGGGCGCCATTCAGGACTACGTCACCGGTGCCGGCCGACGGCGCGAAAGCCAGGAACTTACGAATCGGGTCGAGGAAGAGCTCGCGGAAGAACAGCTCTCTCCGGAGACATTGGACTACCAGAGGCTCATTCAATTTCGACTTCAGGTCGGCCGTGCGATTCAACTGTGGCCGGAGAATTTCCACGCGCGGCAATTGCATGAAAGTGTCGTGTTGCTGCACGCGCAAAAAGCCGTCGAGGGCGGCGATCTGTTGCTGGCGGAGTCGATGCTCGCTTCCGCTCCAGCCGGCGAGCAGCGCGAGCGCTTACTGAGCAAACTTGAAGCGCGCCGCGCACAGCTGCAGCGCGAGTCTCGTCAACGTCGTCTCTATCTGACTGCCAGTATGGTCCTCGTCGGGATGCTGCTCATTCTTGGCGGCTGGTTTTCAATCGAGCACGACCGCCAGAATCGTCGCGCACTCGAAATCTCCATGCGCGAGCAGGAAAACGCGCGGCAGTTGGCGCGCGAAGCCGCGCAGCGTGCTTACGAAGCCGAACGCGCGCAGTATGTTTCCGACATTCGCTTTGCGCAGAGTCGCCTGACGGAAGGCGCACTGGACGAAGCCGAAGGCATGCTGCTCGGCATTGATGAATCGCGGCGCGGAATCGCGTGGGGCCTGCTGATGCGACTCTGTCACCCCGAGTTGATTGCGCTGCAGGGACACACGGGCGCGATCACGGGGTTGGACTTCAGCGAAGATGGGCATCTGCTGCTGTCTGTCGGGGAAGACTTGAAAGCCCGCATCTGGGATATGGATACGGGCAAGGAGAAGCAGGTCTTTCACGGTCATCGCAAACGCATTCGAACGGGGGCAATCAGCCGGGACGGGAAGTTGGCAGCAACGTGCGGTTTCACGGGATCGATCCGGCTCTGGGAAACCGACACTGGACGCGAACTGTATCGCTGGCCGGTCGATGCACGCACGGTTGAGTTTGCGCCGGACAGCCTGAGCTTCGTTGCCGCCGGCCGCGACAAGTACGCCCGCGTGTATGATGTCGGGACGGGTAATTTCATCCTTCTCGAACGCCACACCGAGGAAGTTGCCAACGCGCATTTCTCTCCGAATGGCAAACAGATCATCACTGCATCATACGACAACACGGCAATTGTCTGGGACCGCGAAACTGGTCGGGTGGTGGTGGTTCTCGGCGAGCATGAGCTGGGCGTTTCCGATGCGCTCTTCAGCCCCAGCGGCGGACGCATCCTGACCGTATCGCACGACGGCCAGGCGGGCATTTGGGAAGCGAATACAGGTCGACTGCGCATGATGCTGAATGGGCACGAAGGCGGCCTGACGGCCTGCGCCTGGAGTCCCGATGGCCGCCGCATCGCGACGGGATCGCAGGATCGAACAGTTCGGATCTGGGATTCGACGACCGGCTTTGAACTGGTGCAATTGCAGGGACATGAGGAAGAACTCAGCCACGTGACATTCAGCCCGGATGGTGCATTGATCGCGACGACGTCGCTGGATCGCACGGTGCGCGTCTGGCAGGCATCGACCGGCCGGCAATTGGCCGTTCTGTCGCGACAGGCCGTACCATTCTGTCCGCCAAGGTACAGCCCGCGCGGGACGATTCTTGCCTCTTCGGGCGGAGACGATGCGATTCAGATTTGGGCGCCTTCGGGGCAACCGGAAGAGTTCCGCCTCGAGGGGCATGAGGAGGAAGTGCTCGGCCTGGATTTCGATCCGAAGGGGCGCTTCATCGCGACTGGTTCACGCGATCGAACGGCAAGACTGTGGGATGCGGGGAACGGACGGGAGTTCCTCGACATGGACGATCAGGATCGCGAAGTTTCGAGCGTGGCATTCTTTCCGGATGGCGAGCGACTCGCCGTCGCAACCTTCGATCAATCGGCATACGTGTACGATGTGAGAACGGGCGAACGACTGAGCACGCTCAAGGGGCACGAGCGCGAGCTCTCCACGATCGACGTTGCCGAAGGTGCGATTCGCATTCTGACGTGCTCGTTCGATGGAACCGCCCGTTTGTGGAAAGCCAACGAAGAGGAGCCCTACGCGATCCTGGAAGGTCATGAAGGCCCCGTTCTGGTTGGTTGCTTCAATGATGATGGCGATCTCGTCGTGACGGGTTCCAGCGATCAGACGGCGCGCATCTGGAATGCCAACACGGGCGAGCTGATTCATGTGCTGCGCGGGCACAATGGATCGATCACGGCCGCGGCCTTCGGGAAGTCCAACAAGCGCTTGGCGACGGGCTCTTCCGACAATCGCATTCGACTGTGGGATGTGCAGACCGGAAAGCCGCAGCAGTGGCTAGTGGGTCACGATGGGCGAATTCTCGATCTCGATTTCCATCCGGACGGGGACTACATGGTCAGCACTTCCGACGATGGGACATTCCGGCTTTGGGACGTGACGACTGGGCGCGAGATGGTCCGTCTGTCCGATCCTTATGGGGCCGTCACGCACGCGAGGTTCAGTCCTTCAGGCCGTCAACTGGCAACGGCGAATCGTGTCGGCAGTGTGCGTGTTTGGGAGCCGGTACCATGGCGGTCGCAGGATCTCGGCGGATCCCCCGATCTGCCGTGGGATGAACGGTTCTCATTGTGGCAGCATCAGCGTTTCCTGGAGAACATCGCGCGTCTGCCGGATCGACGCCTGCCCGCCTCCTACTGGCATGCCGTGTATCTGGCAGAGCAACCCGTCGATATCGGCAAGGCAGCGTTCTCGGGTGCGCTGGCGGCCTTGAAGGAAGTCTCGCCACGCACGCCGCAGGTTCAGAAGCTCTTCGTTGAAACGAGCGAGGCGCTGGCGACGAGTTCTCCGGAGACGAAAATCGCCGATGTTGCCCAGCCGCTGCTGGATGAAGTTCGAGGGGCTTTACGCGACATGCAGGTTGGTCTTCTGCCTCAGCGCGAAACCCAGCAGGCCGATGCTCCGGCCCCGAAATTCGATCGATTCGTGGAAGGCGCCCGCGGGCCGCTGCCGCTTGAAGAACAAAAGGCCATTCCAAGCGGGACGCCCCTGCGCGTGTTGTGCTTCATCCGTCGCGACGTCGAAGGGCACAAGGTCTTCATCGCCGGCAACCTTCCGGAACTCGGATCGTGGGAACCGTGTCGCGTGCCGTTCAGCCACGTCGAAGAAACGCCCTACGGCCACCTGTGGGAATTCCGCCTGCCTTACCAGCCGATGGAGTTCAAACTCTGCTACGGCCGCGAAGGCGATGGCTGGGTCGCCGGCGAGTGGTGGGGAATCGAGAATCGCCAAATCCCAAGCCCGACGGCACAACTCTATCGCCTGCCCGACGGCGAGTTGTTGCTGCTGACGGAGTTTGGAAAGCATCCGGGGTAA
- a CDS encoding tetratricopeptide repeat protein: MIGSAEQWYDTYEEAVELYMDQNLSGAEALLRECTDSIAVLIADERPIQHARVLSVLSAVYRGMNRTSDSLETIKRAVALVGESAGEASQEFANIVRNAADLHYQAERFDEAEALYRRALYTMEALVGSTIHPELWECHYAMSLLAEARGVEAAAEQHFERAFDSAALDTSGEAIAELCARHVQRMVDAGAQANSVSLLERALKTMIQIYCQPPQEFPAEAPMEEAMSHFFSPTYHYQIEYQQYDIEPRPLRFIRQLLGMALKENEEFERAIEQFKLVDENDQRARRLGKGDRYPVEMHLDSPERFELDEDDPPLFLDEEEDDEIDPEDVNWDDVMKSVGSVLSNIDELEDDEEWEDEGEDEAEWADDDEFAPLEKPAEANLEDLAPTTTRGDFHMHYGVSLHMLGQKTGIAQYLHEAAGHYACAEANFRRLLPSDSPLLAAIEENKRHLENDLKQLEG; encoded by the coding sequence ATGATCGGTTCGGCAGAGCAATGGTACGACACGTATGAAGAAGCTGTTGAGCTCTACATGGATCAGAATCTCTCGGGCGCCGAGGCGCTGCTTCGGGAGTGCACGGATTCGATCGCGGTCCTTATCGCCGACGAACGTCCGATCCAACATGCGCGAGTTCTGAGTGTTCTCAGCGCCGTGTATCGCGGGATGAATCGCACGTCGGATTCGCTTGAGACAATCAAGCGCGCTGTTGCCCTTGTCGGCGAATCCGCCGGAGAGGCAAGCCAGGAGTTCGCCAACATTGTCCGCAACGCCGCGGACCTGCATTATCAGGCAGAGCGATTTGACGAGGCCGAGGCACTCTATCGGCGCGCTCTGTACACGATGGAAGCACTCGTGGGTTCCACCATTCATCCCGAGTTGTGGGAGTGCCACTACGCGATGAGTCTCCTGGCGGAGGCTCGTGGGGTTGAAGCAGCAGCGGAGCAGCACTTCGAGCGCGCGTTCGACAGTGCGGCGCTGGACACAAGCGGTGAGGCCATTGCCGAGTTGTGCGCGCGCCACGTTCAGCGAATGGTCGATGCCGGCGCCCAGGCGAACAGCGTGTCGCTCCTTGAACGCGCGTTGAAGACGATGATTCAGATATACTGCCAGCCGCCGCAGGAGTTCCCTGCGGAAGCGCCGATGGAAGAGGCAATGAGCCACTTCTTCTCGCCGACTTATCATTATCAGATCGAATACCAGCAGTATGACATCGAGCCGCGACCGCTTCGATTCATTCGGCAATTGCTGGGGATGGCGCTGAAAGAAAACGAGGAGTTCGAGCGCGCCATCGAACAATTCAAACTGGTCGACGAGAATGACCAGAGAGCCCGGCGGCTTGGTAAGGGCGACCGCTATCCGGTTGAGATGCACTTGGATTCGCCGGAACGGTTCGAGTTGGATGAGGACGATCCGCCGCTTTTCCTCGATGAGGAAGAGGACGACGAAATCGATCCGGAGGATGTCAATTGGGATGACGTGATGAAGAGCGTGGGCTCGGTTCTCTCAAACATCGACGAATTGGAGGATGACGAAGAGTGGGAGGACGAAGGAGAGGATGAAGCCGAGTGGGCCGACGATGATGAGTTCGCTCCCCTTGAAAAGCCCGCGGAGGCGAACCTCGAAGATCTCGCTCCGACAACGACACGCGGCGACTTCCACATGCACTATGGCGTTTCGCTTCACATGCTCGGCCAGAAAACGGGCATCGCCCAATACCTGCATGAAGCGGCCGGACATTACGCCTGCGCGGAGGCGAACTTCCGCCGCCTGCTCCCGTCCGACTCGCCTCTGCTGGCGGCCATCGAGGAAAACAAGAGGCACCTGGAGAACGACCTGAAGCAGTTGGAGGGCTAG
- a CDS encoding gamma-glutamylcyclotransferase, protein MPTPPPSNHLLRVAVYGTLRQGHSNHVRFCTGFSAVQEIEIRGRVGELRPGIPILSIPLRFNLADGTADATSDLQTQKEIAATVDGSEEWTERFEQAGNWNRIPGELFYFADASRRLPPLDGLEGFRPGRNSLYHRVLAPVMTEAGIRVAWLYVDGATSTADD, encoded by the coding sequence ATGCCCACTCCCCCGCCGTCGAATCATCTGCTGCGCGTTGCCGTCTATGGCACTTTGCGCCAGGGCCATTCGAATCATGTCCGATTCTGCACAGGGTTCTCCGCAGTTCAGGAGATCGAGATACGCGGTCGAGTGGGAGAACTGCGTCCCGGTATTCCAATCCTCTCCATACCGCTGCGATTCAACCTGGCCGATGGCACGGCCGATGCCACGAGCGATCTGCAGACGCAGAAGGAGATCGCAGCGACGGTCGATGGCTCGGAGGAGTGGACCGAGCGATTCGAGCAGGCGGGTAACTGGAATCGAATCCCAGGCGAGCTGTTTTACTTCGCGGACGCATCCCGACGTTTGCCGCCGCTCGACGGGTTGGAGGGCTTCCGCCCAGGGCGCAACAGCCTGTACCATCGCGTTCTGGCGCCCGTCATGACCGAGGCCGGAATCCGCGTCGCATGGCTGTACGTCGACGGAGCGACTTCGACAGCGGACGACTGA
- the ettA gene encoding energy-dependent translational throttle protein EttA, which translates to MAEQFVFHMYGMNKYYGQKHVLKDIGLSFYPGAKIGIVGENGSGKSTLLRIMAGEDDDFQGHAEPTRGTRVGFVHQEPELDLSKTVRENLEEAFAETVTLLKEYEDITERMGEMDPDEMEKAMDRMGALQDKIEAVDGWELDTRLRMASNALVLPPDEMVVEKLSGGERRRVALAKALLERPELLLLDEPTNHLDAETIDWLEEQLVNYPGTVIISTHDRYFLDNITKWILELEGGHGIPFEGNYSSWLQQKLDYLAKQEKKATGRRKSLDRELKWMHMSTADRHQMSHARIKEYEQLVAAEAAASKEDSGAIQIAPAPHLGDQVIEFKGVTKGYNGQNLMEDTSFSIPKGAIVGIIGPNGTGKTTMFRMITGQEKPESGEIVVGPTVQLAHVDQHRTDLESDRTVFEEITGGADDIEFGKIRIASRSYVARFAFRGGDQQKKVGNLSGGERNRVHLAKLLKAGGNVLLLDEPTNDLDVGTLRLLEDAISEFAGCVLVISHDRFFLNRICTHLLVFEGDATVRWFPGNYEEYEAIRRKEIGDAAFENRRARYRKLPHL; encoded by the coding sequence ATGGCCGAGCAATTCGTTTTTCACATGTATGGTATGAACAAGTATTATGGGCAGAAGCACGTCCTGAAGGACATCGGGCTGAGCTTCTATCCCGGCGCGAAGATTGGAATCGTCGGCGAAAACGGGTCCGGCAAGTCAACGTTGCTGCGAATCATGGCCGGCGAGGATGACGATTTCCAAGGACACGCGGAGCCCACCCGCGGAACGCGCGTCGGTTTCGTTCACCAGGAGCCGGAACTCGATCTCTCGAAGACCGTCCGCGAAAACCTCGAAGAGGCGTTCGCCGAGACGGTCACGCTCTTGAAGGAATACGAGGACATCACCGAGCGTATGGGCGAGATGGATCCGGACGAAATGGAGAAGGCCATGGATCGCATGGGCGCTCTCCAGGACAAGATCGAGGCCGTCGACGGATGGGAACTCGACACGCGCCTGCGCATGGCGTCGAACGCGCTCGTGCTGCCGCCGGATGAAATGGTTGTGGAGAAACTCTCGGGCGGCGAGAGGCGCCGCGTGGCGCTCGCCAAGGCTCTTCTGGAACGTCCGGAGTTATTGCTGCTCGACGAGCCCACAAACCACCTGGATGCCGAGACGATCGATTGGCTCGAAGAGCAGTTGGTCAATTATCCCGGCACGGTGATCATCTCGACGCACGATCGCTACTTCCTCGACAACATCACCAAATGGATCCTGGAGCTCGAAGGCGGGCATGGCATTCCATTCGAGGGCAACTACTCCTCCTGGCTGCAGCAGAAGCTCGACTATCTCGCGAAGCAGGAGAAGAAAGCCACGGGCCGCCGCAAGTCCCTCGATCGCGAGTTGAAGTGGATGCACATGAGCACGGCGGATCGTCACCAGATGAGCCACGCGCGTATCAAGGAATACGAACAACTCGTCGCCGCGGAAGCTGCCGCCAGCAAGGAAGATTCGGGCGCGATTCAAATCGCTCCAGCCCCGCATCTGGGCGACCAGGTCATCGAATTCAAGGGCGTTACGAAAGGCTACAATGGCCAGAATCTGATGGAGGACACGTCGTTCTCCATTCCGAAGGGCGCGATCGTAGGCATCATCGGTCCGAACGGAACCGGCAAGACAACGATGTTCCGAATGATCACTGGCCAGGAGAAACCGGAATCCGGCGAGATCGTCGTTGGACCGACAGTGCAACTCGCCCACGTCGACCAGCACCGGACAGATCTTGAAAGCGATCGAACCGTCTTCGAAGAAATCACCGGCGGTGCCGACGATATCGAGTTCGGCAAAATCCGCATCGCGTCACGAAGTTACGTGGCCCGATTTGCCTTCCGCGGTGGCGATCAGCAGAAGAAGGTCGGCAACCTCTCCGGTGGCGAACGCAATCGTGTTCACCTGGCAAAACTGCTGAAGGCCGGCGGCAATGTGTTGTTGCTCGACGAACCGACGAACGACCTGGACGTCGGCACGCTGCGACTGCTTGAGGATGCGATCTCCGAATTCGCCGGGTGTGTGCTGGTCATCAGCCACGATCGCTTCTTCCTGAACCGCATCTGTACGCACCTGCTCGTTTTCGAGGGCGATGCCACCGTGCGCTGGTTCCCAGGCAACTACGAGGAATACGAAGCGATTCGCCGCAAAGAAATCGGCGACGCCGCGTTCGAGAATCGCCGCGCGCGGTACCGCAAGCTGCCGCACCTTTGA
- a CDS encoding YpdA family putative bacillithiol disulfide reductase — MLDTLIIGAGPAGLAVANTLKKEGLSVLVADKGAIAQHISEYPTFMQFFSTRELLEIDGFPLTITEEKPSRRQYLNYLTRFAQDRDIPLQTFTTVEKVSKTQGGSFEVQIRQRGLEPETVEARSVVVACGAFDNPRQLNVPGEDLPKVTHHFKEAHPYAGTEVLIVGGRNSAIETALELYRSGANVSLSYRRPELRGYGIKYWIRPDIENRIKNDEIKGYMGTEIARIDWGTVTLRDTSTGKDFDIANDFVICQTGYDPPAGFLRNMGIEIEEGTNIPKHDPETLETNVPGLFIAGTIIAGNVSGHVFIENSRHHGDMILKGLQQGELAAR, encoded by the coding sequence GTGCTGGACACATTGATTATCGGGGCCGGACCCGCAGGTCTGGCCGTTGCCAATACCCTCAAGAAGGAAGGACTCAGCGTGCTTGTGGCCGACAAGGGCGCAATCGCACAGCATATTAGTGAGTATCCGACATTCATGCAGTTCTTCTCCACCCGCGAGCTTCTCGAGATTGACGGGTTTCCGCTGACCATTACCGAGGAAAAGCCGAGCCGGCGGCAGTACTTGAACTACCTGACTCGCTTCGCCCAAGATCGCGATATTCCGCTCCAGACCTTCACAACCGTTGAGAAGGTCAGCAAGACGCAGGGTGGCTCCTTTGAGGTTCAGATTCGGCAACGAGGCCTGGAGCCCGAGACTGTCGAAGCTCGCTCGGTCGTGGTTGCCTGCGGTGCATTTGACAATCCCCGGCAACTGAATGTTCCGGGCGAGGATCTGCCAAAGGTTACGCATCACTTCAAGGAGGCGCATCCATACGCGGGTACCGAGGTACTTATCGTGGGCGGGCGCAACTCGGCGATTGAGACGGCACTGGAGTTGTATCGTTCCGGCGCCAACGTATCGCTGTCGTATCGCCGGCCGGAATTGCGCGGCTATGGGATCAAGTATTGGATTCGTCCAGATATCGAGAATCGAATCAAGAATGACGAGATCAAGGGATACATGGGAACAGAGATCGCCCGGATCGATTGGGGAACGGTGACGCTTCGCGACACGTCCACGGGCAAGGACTTCGACATCGCCAACGACTTCGTGATCTGCCAGACAGGTTACGATCCGCCAGCCGGTTTTCTTCGCAACATGGGCATCGAAATCGAGGAAGGCACCAACATTCCGAAGCACGATCCCGAAACGCTCGAGACGAACGTCCCGGGTCTCTTCATCGCCGGCACGATCATCGCCGGCAACGTCAGCGGGCACGTCTTCATCGAAAACTCGCGCCACCACGGCGATATGATCCTGAAGGGCCTGCAGCAGGGGGAACTGGCTGCCAGGTAA